One Salvia miltiorrhiza cultivar Shanhuang (shh) chromosome 6, IMPLAD_Smil_shh, whole genome shotgun sequence genomic window, CGCGCAAGCCGCGGCGCATCTGGAGGAGGCTgccggtggaggcggcggcgatgaTGGCGTTCCAAGGATCCTCCTTGTTGCGGAGGTACGCCAAGGAGCAGTTGAAGGTGGAGTAGAGGCCGCCCCAGACGGCGAAGCTGCCGCCGATGCGGGGGACGTTCATGCGGACGGCCTGGGTGGCGCCGACGAAGCGCTCGCCTCTCGGGGAGTTGACGACGCCCCTCAGGAAGTGGAAGGCGGAGCCGCCCACGGCGCCCATGGCGAAGGAACCGCCGACGTCGTCGAGGATGCGATCGGGGCAGGGTTCTCGATCTACGGGGTATTCCATTCTTTTGCTGTTTCCA contains:
- the LOC130988551 gene encoding mitochondrial import inner membrane translocase subunit TIM17-2-like, whose product is MNGNSKRMEYPVDREPCPDRILDDVGGSFAMGAVGGSAFHFLRGVVNSPRGERFVGATQAVRMNVPRIGGSFAVWGGLYSTFNCSLAYLRNKEDPWNAIIAAASTGSLLQMRRGLRAASLSALLSGSLMVLIYGTEITLNKIRSAQGVIVEDPPPQEKKSGEILESFDPPTPPTFD